TCTGATGCGCCGCCTGCTGCCTTACGGCCTGTGGCTTCCGGTCCTGCCCGGCACCCGTCAGGTCACCATCGGTGGCGCGATCAGTTCGGACATTCACGGCAAGAACCATCACTCGCAAGGCTCGTTCGGCAGCCACGTCCTGTCGCTGGACCTGCTCACCGCCGACGGCGAGGTCCGCACGCTCGCGCCGGAGGGCCCGGAGTCCGAATTGTTCTGGGCCACCGTCGGCGGCATGGGGCTCACGGGCGTCGTCGTGCGGGCCACCATCCGGCTCAAGCGCGTCGAGACGGCCTACTTCCTCGTCGACAACGTGCAAACCAGGAACCTCGACGAGCTGATCGAGCACTTCACCGACGGCTCGGACGACAACTACACCTACTCGGTGGCGTGGTTCGATTCGCTGGCGCGCGGCGACAAGATGGGCCGCGCACTGCTGACGCGGGGCAACTCCGCCAAGCTGGAAGACCTGCCGAAGAAGCTGCGCAAGGACCCGTTGGGATTCGATGCGCCGCAGCTGATGACGGCTCCACCGATCTTCCCGAGCGGACTGGTCAACAAATACACGATCACCGCGTTCAACGAGCTCTGGTACCGCAAAGCCCCCACGAAGTACGGCTCGGTGCAGAACATCACCCAGTTCTTCCACCCGCTGGACCTCGTCGGCGAGTGGAACCGGGTGTACGGCTCGCACGGATTCCTGCAGTACCAGTTCATGGTGCCGTTCGGGCAGGAGGACATGTTCCGCCGCTCGATCGACAAGATCAGCGCCTCCGGACACGTGTCCTTCCTCAACGTGCTCAAGACCTTCGGCCCGGGCAATGCGGCACCGATGTCGTTTGCGAGCAAGGGCTGGACGCTGACCGTGGACATCCCGATCACCCCCGGCCTGGATCGGCTGTGCGGCGAGCTGGATGAGATGGTGCTCAACGCGGGCGGGCGGTTGTACCTGGCCAAGGAGTCCCGCACCACGCCCGAGATGATCCAGCGGATGTATCCGCGCATCGACGAGTGGCGCAAGATCCGCGACTCGGTCGACCCCGATGGAATCTTCACCTCCGATTTGTCCCGAAGGCTGGCCCTGTGATCGACGCGGTTGGAAACCCCCAGTCCCTGCTGCTGCTCGGCGGCACCTCCGATATCGCGCTGGCCACGGCCGAGCAGTACGCCGAGCAGCGGCCGCTGCGGATCGTGCTCGCCGCGCGCCCGTCGGAGCGCCTCGACGCCGCTGCCGAGCGGCTGCGCTCCACCGGCAGCACGGTGACCACGGTTTCGTTCGACGCCCGCGACCCGGACACCCACGCCGAGGCCATCGAGAAGGCCTTCGCCGACGGCGACATCGACGTCAGCCTCGTGGCCTTCGGCATGCTCGGTGACCAGGAACAACTGTGGACCGATGTGGCGGCGGCCCGCGAGCTGGCCGAGATCAACTACGTCGCGCCGGTGACGATCGGCGTGCTGCTGGCCGACAAGCTGCGCAAGCAGGGGCACGGCCACATCGTGGCGCTGTCCTCGGTGGCCGGTGAGCGCGTTCGCCGGTCGAACTTCGTGTACGGCTCCTCGAAGGCCGGTCTGGACGGGTTCTACACCGGCCTGACCGAGGCGCTGCGCCCATCCGGGGTGAAGGTCACCGTGGTCCGGCCCGGGCATGTGACCTCGAAGATGACCGAGGGCATGTCCGAGGCGCCGCTGGCACAGACGCCGGAGCAGGTTGCGCGGATCATCGTGGAGTCGGTGCGCAAGGGCAAGGAACTGGTGTGGGCACCCGCGCAGTTCCGCTACGTCATGAGCGTCCTGCGCCACCTGCCCCGCGTGGTCTTCCGCCGGCTGCCGTTCTAGGAATGAGTGCTGCGCGCTCACTCGAATCGGTGAGGCCGAACATTGTCGCGTGATTCCGGGCAACCTCGGTCGGGTGGCGAACGTCCTTACGGTTAGCAGCCGCCGGAGTTGTACGCACCGTGTCCGAACAATCGTGGATCAATAACGATGCGGTGAAACCTCGATGGCTCCCCGAGGTCGGGATCACGTGCGAAGATGCCGGAGCGGTAGCATTTTTGCCGCTCGGGGCGATTCCCGCACCGGTTCGGTGCCTTCGGGGGCGACGGGGAATCGTATGCTGACGTGTGCTGTGCTGCGGCAAGCACCCGCACCTGCTGCCGGTCGGACTCGAGTACCTACCGCCTCACCCTGAAAGGTCCGTGCAAGATGAGCTGGATCGACGCCGTTCCGGCGCTGGCCGCAACCGTTGTGTGGTTTCTGGCGCCGGGCGTGTTGACCAGTTATGCACTCGGCCTGCGCGGCCTGGCGGCATGGACGGTGGCGCCCGCGTTCTCCACGGCCACACTCGCCGTGTCCGCCGTGGTCTTCGGCAAGCTCGGCATCGCCTGGTCGACGGAGTCGGCAGGCATCGCCGCGATCGTTCCCGCCGCCGTCATCCTGCTGGTCCGCCTCGTGCTCAGGCGCGGTTTCTCCCCCGCGGTGCAGCCGGACTCCCGGAAAGTGCGACTGGCCGGCTGGCTGGGGCTGCTGCCCGCCGTGCTCATCGGGCTGTACATCATCGTGCGGGGTTTCCGGACTCCCGGCACGATGTCCCAGACCTACGATGCCGTGTTCCACTACAACGCCCTCCGGTGGGTCCTGGAATCCGGCGAGGCGTCCTCGCTGACGCTCGGGGGTTTCGGGGCCACCTTCTATCCGGGCGCCTGGCACGACATCACCTCGCTGGTCGTACTGAGCAGCAACGCCTCGCTCACGGTCGCCGCCAACATGGCGTCCGGGGTCATCGCCGTGCTCGTGTGGCCGCTGGCCTGCCTGTTCCTGAGCAGACAGGTCTTCGGGCCCGCGATCCCCGCGCTCGCGATCACCGGCACGGTCTCGGTTTCCTTCGCGGCCTTCCCGTGGGGACTGCTCAACTTCGGTGTGCTGTGGCCGAACGCGCTGGGCTTCGCCCTGGTACCCATCGGTGTCGGCGCGGGGCTGTCGATCCTCGGCCTGACCACGCAGGACACGTTGAACCGCACGGCAGCGTGGGGGCTGCTCATCACGAGCGTGCTCGCCACCGGCTTCGCCCAACCGAACACGACGTTCAGCCTGGCGGCGTTGCTGCTGCTGCCTGCCTGCCAGGCGCTGCTGAGCTGGATGCGCGGGCAGCACCGCGCAGGCCGAACCGTACGGGGACTCCTCGGCGGTGCCGCCGCGGTGGCCCTGGCGGTGGGGGTCTGGGTGTTCGTGCACTCGCTGCCGATGGTCACCGGCATCAAGGACTTTCCCTGGGCGCCGTACACGTCGGTTGCGGGTGCCGTGGGCGAGGTCCTGCTCAACGCCACGAACGGTCGCGAAGCCCTGTGGTGGATCTCGGCGGCCGTGGTGGCAGGCATGTTCTTCGCGTTCCGCGACCGCAGCACGCTGTGGCTGCCGCCGGCACACATGGCCACTGCGGTCTTGTTCGTGATGACGGCGGCGATCCAGTCGTCGACCACCCACATCTTCACCGGGTTCTGGTACAACGACTCTTACCGACTCGCCGCCATGGTGCCGATCACCGGTGTACTTCTCGCCGTGTACGGGGTGACCGGGGTAGCCGTGAAACTGCGCGAGCGGGTCAACCTCCAGGAACTACCGATCCGGATGCGGAACACCCGTCTGGCCTCTGCTCCCGCGCTCACCGGTGTGCTCGGTGCACTGCTGCTCGTGGTGGTCGCAACCGGGTATCAGGAGGAATTCGTCGACGACATCAACGGGACTTACAACAAACCGGCTAATGTGCAGGCCACCCTGGTCGATCCGGCGGAACGGGCCTTCTACTCGCGCATCGACGACATAGTCCCGGAGGACGCGGTCGTGGCGAACAACCCGTGGGACGGCAGCGCGATGCTGTGGGCACTCACCGGCACCCACGTGCTGTTTCCGCATCTCAGCCAGAGTGGCTCGACCGAGGCGCAGGGCTACCTTGCCGAGCATCTCAACGAGGCCTCGAACAATCCCAAGGTCTGCCGATTGGTCCATCGACTCGACGTGCGCTATGTCATCAACGGCACCTTCCGGTTCTGGCTCGACGACAACCGCATCGACAACTACCCCGGCCTGACCAACCTCCGGATGAATCCCGGTTTCGAACTCGTGGAGCAGCAGGGACGGATGGAGCTGTACCGGATCACGGCGTGCGATCCCGAACTGGCCTCTCATACCCCCGAGCCGCGCAACGGCACTTAGGAGTCGCCATGTCTTACAGCGACACGTGGCTGATCGTCCCGGTCTACAACGAGGCCGAGGTGCTCGGCGATGTCCTGAGCGAGGCGCTGCAGACATTCCCGAACATCGTCTGCGTCGACGACGGCAGCCGGGACGACTCGGCGGAGATCGCCCTGAACAGCGGGGCACACCTGGTGCAGCATCCGGTCAACCTCGGCCAGGGGGCGGCGCTGCAGACCGGGATCGAATACGCGCGCAGCCGCCCCGGGGCGGACTACTTTGTCACCTTCGACTCCGACGGGCAGCATCAGGTTTCCGACGTGAAACAGATGATCGACAGGCTCCGCCTCGGCGAGATCGACCTGTGCGTCGGCACCCGGTTCCACGGCGACACCGACCACATCCCGTGGATCAAGCGCCTCCTGCTGCGCACGATCGTCCTGCTGAGTCCGGGGCTACGCACACTGCAACTCACCGATGCCCACAACGGGCTGCGCGTGTTCAACCGGACCGTGGCGAACCAGTTCAACATCACCCACAACGGCATGGGACACGCCTCGGAAATCATCGCGATGGCACGTCGACACGGCTGGCGGGTCGCCGAGAGCCCGGTGACGATCGTCTACACCGAGTACTCCATGGCCAAGGGCCAGTCGGTCATCAACGGTGTGAACATTCTGTTCGAAAGCATCCTCAGAACGAGCTCCAGGCGGTAACAGTGCTCATCCAGTATCTTCTGATCATCGGTGTCGCGCTGCTGCTCGTGTTCTTCCTGCGGCATCACGGCACGAGCCGGACGGCGGCCTGGGTCAAGGTCGGTTTCGTTTTCTTCGTGATCTTCAGTGTGCTCGCGGTGCTGCGCCCGGGGGCCGTCTCCGTGGTCGCCCAGTGGGTCGGGGTCGGCCGTGGCACCGACCTGCTCGTCTACGCGATGGCAGCCGGGTTCGCGTTCGCCTCGATCAACACCTACCTGCGGTTCAAGGAGCTCGAAGGGCGATATGCCCAGCTCGCACGGGCCGTCGCATTACGAGACAGTCGGGTCCCCGAGAACGCCGCCACAGGCGAGCGGGAACCCGAGTCCGATGACGACGAAAAGCCCCGGAAGTGACCGGCTTCAGCGGCGGCTGCGGAAGTACTCGACGGTGCGCGCCACCCCGTCGGCGATGGTGACCTCGGGTTTCCAGCCGAGCTCCCGGGCCGCCGCTCCGGCGTCCAGGGCGGAGAACCGCACGTCGCCGGGCCTGGCGGGGGCGTGTTCGGGCCGGTCCGCGGCGCCGGCCGCGGTGGCCGCCAGGGTGTGCAGCTCGCGGTCCGAGGTCTGCATTCCGGTTCCGATGTTGTAGCGGCATCCGCTGCCGCGTTCTCCCGCTGCGGCGAGAAACGCGCGGGCGACGTCTTCGACGTAGACGTAGTCCCGGGTGTTGCCGCCATCGCCGAACACGGTGGTCGCACGCCCTTCCAGCAGGGCACCGGCGAAGATGGCCACGACCCCGGCTTCGCCGTGCGGGTCCTGCCTCGGTCCGTAGACGTTGGCCAGGGCCAGGTGGGTGCAGTCCAGGCCGTGCAGGCGCCGGTAGGTGTCCAGGTAGGTCTCGCCGGATATCTTCGAGGCCGCGTACGGCGACTGCGGGCACAGCGGCGCCTGCTCGTCGACCGGCAGGTTCTCGGGGACTCCGTAGATGGAACCACCGGAAGAGGTGAACACGACCTTGCGCGTCCCGGCACGGCGAGCGGCCTCGGCCACGTTGAGCGTGCCGAGCACATTCCGACCGGCGTCGCCGAGAGGATCGGCCACGCTGACGCGAACGTCGATCTGGGCGGCCAGATGGAACACGACCTCGGGGCTCACCTCGGACATCACGTCCGCCAGCGCGTCCGATCGCACATCGACCCGGTGCACGGGGCATCGCATTCCTCCGCCGGAGGAGGTCAGATTCGCCTCCCTGCCACGGCTGAAGTCGTCGACAACGTGCACCTCGTGGCCGTTTTCCAGCAACAGATCCACCAGGTTCGAGCCGATGAAGCCGGCACCCCCGGTCACAAGAACGCGCATGGCCGCAAAGCCTACCGATCCGGCTCCGGGTGGCGCTGACGCCGCGGAGACGGCAAGGGGGCGATGTTCACCAGCCTCGGTTGAGTTAGGCTGCAGCCGAGATCTCGCGCGCCCCGCCCTGCATTACCGGAAGAGGACTACCTCGGTGAAGATCGCTGTCATTGCCCTGGGGAAAATCGGCCTTCCACTCGCCGTGCAGTACGCCTCGAAAGGCCACGAGGTCATCGGGGTCGATGTGGACACCGAGATCGTCGATCAAGTCAACCACGCGGTCGAACCGTTTCCGGGTGAGCAGCACCTGCAGGAAAAGCTCGACGAACTCGTCCCCGCGGGCGCCCTGCGCGCCACCACCGACTACGCGGAGGCGGTTCCCGGAGCCGATGCCGTCGTCGTGGTCGTGCCGCTGTTCGTGGACGACGAGGCGCGTCCGGAGTTCGGGTGGATGGACGCTGCGACCGAGGAACTGGGGCATCATCTGACCGCGGACACCCTGGTGTCCTACGAGACCACGCTCCCGGTCGGCACCACGCGCAATCGGTGGAAACCGGTACTGGAGAAGAGGTCCGGGCTGGTCGAGGGCAGCGACTTCCACCTGGCGTTCTCCCCGGAACGAGTGCTCACCGGCCGGGTGTTCGAGGACCTGCGCAAGTATCCGAAGCTCATCGGCGGGCTGTCCGAGGCGGGCGCCGCGCGAGCCGTCGAGTTCTACGAGGCCGTGCTGGACTTCGACGAGCGTTCCGATCTGGCCCGCCCGAACGGCGTATGGGACCTCGGCTCGGCCGAGGCGGGTGAACTGGCCAAGCTCGCCGAGACGACCTACCGGGATGTCAACATCGGGTTGGCGAACCAGTTCGCACGCTACGCCACGGCCGCTGGCATCGACGTCTACCAGGTCATCGAGGCGTCGAACTCCCAGCCCTACAGCCACATTCACCAACCGGGGATCGCCGTCGGCGGGCACTGCATCCCGGTGTATCCGAGGCTGTACCTGTGGAACGACCCCGAGGCGAGTGTCGTGCGCGCGGCCAGGGCGGCGAACGCGGGCATGCCCGACTACACGATCGGCCTGCTGGAAGGTGCGCACGGCACCCTGTCCGGCGCGCGGGTGGTCGTGCTCGGCGCGGCCTACCGTGGCGGGGTGAAGGAGACCGCGTTTTCCGGGGTGTTCGCCGCGGTGGAGGCGCTGCGCTCCCGTGGCGCGACGCCCCTGGTGCACGATCCGATGTACACCGACGAGGAGCTCCGAGCGCTCGGTTTCGAGCCCTACCATCTCGGCGACAAGGTGAACGCCGCCGTGGTGCAGGCCGATCACGGCGAGTACGCCACACTCGGCCCGGATGATCTGCCCGGCATCGGCACATTCATCGACGGCAGACGGATCAGTTCCGCCGACCGCTGGCCGGGCGTCAGCTACCGGGTGATCGGAAAGGCCTGAAATGCGGATCCTCATCGTCAGCACCTGGTTCCCGAGCGCGGATCGACCTGACATCGCACCCTTCAACGTGGCGCACGCCAAGGCCATCACCCGCAACCACGACGTACAGGTGGTGCATGCCCAACTGGGCGGATCGGGGCCGATTCGCCAGGAGGAGTACGCCGGATTGCCGGTGACCCGAGTGCCGATCAACCCCAGGCGACCCCTGGCCGTGGCACGCAGCCTGAGTACGCTACGGCGACTCGTCCGCGGAGCGGATGTGGTGCACAGCATGGCGTTCAGCTCACTCGGTGTGCTCGCCCCCCTGTATCCGGTGATCGGCAAGCGCTGGGTACATACCGAGCACTGGAGCGGCACCGCCTTCCCGGACCGTATCCCCGGCGTGTGGCAGCGACTGTCCGCCGCGCGCCATCTGCTGCGATTACCGCGCCGAGTCAGCACGGTGTCCAGCGTCCTTGCCGAGGCGATCGCGAAGTTCGCCAGGCGGGATGCGGTGGACGTGATCCCCTGTGTGGTGGACGAGTCGTTCCGGCCGGTTCCGCAGCCCTCCTGGACACCGCTGAAACTCGTCGCTGTCGGTGGCCTGGTCACGGGGAAACGTCCGCAGTCGGCAGTGGATACGGTGCGCGAACTGGTGGCCACCGGAGTCGACACGCACCTGACCTGGGTTGGCGACGGTGCCCTGCACGACGAGATCCGAGAACGCATCACCGAGTACGGTCTCGCCGACCGGATCGACCTGGTGGGCGCGGTCAGTCCGGAAAAGGTGGCCGATCACGTGCGTGCGGCGAACCTTTTCTTCCTGCCCACCGCATTCGAAACCTTCCTCGCCGCGGGTGCTGAGGCGATCGCTTGTGGCCGTCCGGTGGTGCTGCCCAACACCGGCGGGTTCACCGACTACGTGACCGAGGCCAATGGAGTGATCATCGAACAGGATGACCCGAAGACATTGGCACAGGCAGTTCAGCAGGCCCGGGACCGGTTCGCCGACGTGTCCGCCGACACGATCAGTGCCACCGGGACCTCCCGGTTCAGCGAGGAAACCATCGCAGAGAAGTTCGACGAGTTCTACAGTCACCTGGAGAAATGAGGAACATGTCGTTCATTGCTGACGGAGCCGACGTGGCGCAGACCGCGAAGATCGGCGAGGGGAGCAAGGTATGGCATCTTGCCCAGGTGCGAAACGACGCCGAGCTGGGCGAAAACTGCATCGTCGGCCGCGGTGCCTACGTCGGCACCGGTGTCCGCATCGGCGACAACTGCAAGATCCAGAACCACGCTCTCGTGTACGAACCCGCCGAACTCGCCACCGGCGTGTTCATCGGGCCGGCGGTGGTACTGACGAACGACACCTACCCGCGGGCGATCAACCCGGACGGCACGCTGAAGAGCGCATCGGACTGGGAAGCCGTCGGCGTCAGCATCGCCGAGGGTGCTTCCATCGGCGCCCGAGCGGTGTGTGTCGCACCGGTCCGGATCGGTATGTGGGCGACCGTGGCAGCCGGAGCCGTGGTGACCAAGGACGTGCCGGACTTCGGCCTGGTGGCCGGAGTGCCCGCCCGCCGGGTCGGCTGGGTCGGCAAGGCCGGTGCACCGCTGCGCGAGGAAGGGCAGCACTGGGTCTGCCCGCTGACCGGACATACCTACACCGAAGTGGACGGCGTACTCACCGAGTCCGACGCGCAGGGTTGAGCACCGCGGTCACGCGGAAAGGGTCACGTTCGAGGGCGAACGGATCGGCGCACCATAGCCATCAGGTCACTGCGGTGCAGCAACGCCCAGCCGAGCGCGAACACCGCGATCATCGCGACATCGAGCCATCCTGGGCCGTGGGCGGCGGACCGCAGCCCCACCAGCGCGCCGGCCAGCACGGTCCCTGCGAGCACCCGCAGCATGAGCGCCCCCCAGCGGTGCCGGTCGCGCCGCCACACCAGCACCATCGGCAGGGAACCGATGATCACCATCCCCACCAGGTAGCCGAGCGCGATGCCGATGACCGACATGCCGGGGATGAGTGCCACGGCGACACCGAGGCCGACCACGAAGCCGGCGCTGCGAATGAGCGCCACCACCCGCGCACCGTGCTCGCTGTAGGACCTGATGGACTCGGTGACCACGGTGGACACGGTAAGCAGGAAGGTGGCGACGAGCAGCACCTCGAGCACCGGAACTGCCTCGGAAAGCCGCGGCCAGATCAGCGCCACGATCAGCCTGCTGCCCACCACGAGCACGCCGAACACCCCGCCGACGGTGGTGACCAGTCCCCGATGCGCCACGTCGGTGTGTCGTCGAACGGCGTCCAGATCACCCCGTCCCACCGCGCTGGACAGCGCGGGCAGCAGCAGCAGGCTCAGCACGGAACCGAGCATCGAGGCCGGGGTCGCCAAGGTCAGCGCCGCCGCGTAGGCGTCCGCACTCACCACGTCGCCGGTCTGGTCGG
This Haloactinomyces albus DNA region includes the following protein-coding sequences:
- a CDS encoding nucleotide sugar dehydrogenase, encoding MKIAVIALGKIGLPLAVQYASKGHEVIGVDVDTEIVDQVNHAVEPFPGEQHLQEKLDELVPAGALRATTDYAEAVPGADAVVVVVPLFVDDEARPEFGWMDAATEELGHHLTADTLVSYETTLPVGTTRNRWKPVLEKRSGLVEGSDFHLAFSPERVLTGRVFEDLRKYPKLIGGLSEAGAARAVEFYEAVLDFDERSDLARPNGVWDLGSAEAGELAKLAETTYRDVNIGLANQFARYATAAGIDVYQVIEASNSQPYSHIHQPGIAVGGHCIPVYPRLYLWNDPEASVVRAARAANAGMPDYTIGLLEGAHGTLSGARVVVLGAAYRGGVKETAFSGVFAAVEALRSRGATPLVHDPMYTDEELRALGFEPYHLGDKVNAAVVQADHGEYATLGPDDLPGIGTFIDGRRISSADRWPGVSYRVIGKA
- a CDS encoding acyltransferase; this translates as MSFIADGADVAQTAKIGEGSKVWHLAQVRNDAELGENCIVGRGAYVGTGVRIGDNCKIQNHALVYEPAELATGVFIGPAVVLTNDTYPRAINPDGTLKSASDWEAVGVSIAEGASIGARAVCVAPVRIGMWATVAAGAVVTKDVPDFGLVAGVPARRVGWVGKAGAPLREEGQHWVCPLTGHTYTEVDGVLTESDAQG
- a CDS encoding DUF2304 domain-containing protein, whose amino-acid sequence is MLIQYLLIIGVALLLVFFLRHHGTSRTAAWVKVGFVFFVIFSVLAVLRPGAVSVVAQWVGVGRGTDLLVYAMAAGFAFASINTYLRFKELEGRYAQLARAVALRDSRVPENAATGEREPESDDDEKPRK
- a CDS encoding FAD-binding oxidoreductase — protein: MGSVKDELRTLTGWGRTAPTRARVISTPDVEVIARAVRETGERGVIARGLGRSYGDPAQNAGGTVIDMTALDRVHKIDVDEATVDVDTGVSLDTLMRRLLPYGLWLPVLPGTRQVTIGGAISSDIHGKNHHSQGSFGSHVLSLDLLTADGEVRTLAPEGPESELFWATVGGMGLTGVVVRATIRLKRVETAYFLVDNVQTRNLDELIEHFTDGSDDNYTYSVAWFDSLARGDKMGRALLTRGNSAKLEDLPKKLRKDPLGFDAPQLMTAPPIFPSGLVNKYTITAFNELWYRKAPTKYGSVQNITQFFHPLDLVGEWNRVYGSHGFLQYQFMVPFGQEDMFRRSIDKISASGHVSFLNVLKTFGPGNAAPMSFASKGWTLTVDIPITPGLDRLCGELDEMVLNAGGRLYLAKESRTTPEMIQRMYPRIDEWRKIRDSVDPDGIFTSDLSRRLAL
- a CDS encoding glycosyltransferase family 2 protein, which encodes MSYSDTWLIVPVYNEAEVLGDVLSEALQTFPNIVCVDDGSRDDSAEIALNSGAHLVQHPVNLGQGAALQTGIEYARSRPGADYFVTFDSDGQHQVSDVKQMIDRLRLGEIDLCVGTRFHGDTDHIPWIKRLLLRTIVLLSPGLRTLQLTDAHNGLRVFNRTVANQFNITHNGMGHASEIIAMARRHGWRVAESPVTIVYTEYSMAKGQSVINGVNILFESILRTSSRR
- a CDS encoding NAD-dependent epimerase/dehydratase family protein; protein product: MRVLVTGGAGFIGSNLVDLLLENGHEVHVVDDFSRGREANLTSSGGGMRCPVHRVDVRSDALADVMSEVSPEVVFHLAAQIDVRVSVADPLGDAGRNVLGTLNVAEAARRAGTRKVVFTSSGGSIYGVPENLPVDEQAPLCPQSPYAASKISGETYLDTYRRLHGLDCTHLALANVYGPRQDPHGEAGVVAIFAGALLEGRATTVFGDGGNTRDYVYVEDVARAFLAAAGERGSGCRYNIGTGMQTSDRELHTLAATAAGAADRPEHAPARPGDVRFSALDAGAAARELGWKPEVTIADGVARTVEYFRSRR
- a CDS encoding DUF6541 family protein; the encoded protein is MSWIDAVPALAATVVWFLAPGVLTSYALGLRGLAAWTVAPAFSTATLAVSAVVFGKLGIAWSTESAGIAAIVPAAVILLVRLVLRRGFSPAVQPDSRKVRLAGWLGLLPAVLIGLYIIVRGFRTPGTMSQTYDAVFHYNALRWVLESGEASSLTLGGFGATFYPGAWHDITSLVVLSSNASLTVAANMASGVIAVLVWPLACLFLSRQVFGPAIPALAITGTVSVSFAAFPWGLLNFGVLWPNALGFALVPIGVGAGLSILGLTTQDTLNRTAAWGLLITSVLATGFAQPNTTFSLAALLLLPACQALLSWMRGQHRAGRTVRGLLGGAAAVALAVGVWVFVHSLPMVTGIKDFPWAPYTSVAGAVGEVLLNATNGREALWWISAAVVAGMFFAFRDRSTLWLPPAHMATAVLFVMTAAIQSSTTHIFTGFWYNDSYRLAAMVPITGVLLAVYGVTGVAVKLRERVNLQELPIRMRNTRLASAPALTGVLGALLLVVVATGYQEEFVDDINGTYNKPANVQATLVDPAERAFYSRIDDIVPEDAVVANNPWDGSAMLWALTGTHVLFPHLSQSGSTEAQGYLAEHLNEASNNPKVCRLVHRLDVRYVINGTFRFWLDDNRIDNYPGLTNLRMNPGFELVEQQGRMELYRITACDPELASHTPEPRNGT
- a CDS encoding decaprenylphospho-beta-D-erythro-pentofuranosid-2-ulose 2-reductase, with the protein product MIDAVGNPQSLLLLGGTSDIALATAEQYAEQRPLRIVLAARPSERLDAAAERLRSTGSTVTTVSFDARDPDTHAEAIEKAFADGDIDVSLVAFGMLGDQEQLWTDVAAARELAEINYVAPVTIGVLLADKLRKQGHGHIVALSSVAGERVRRSNFVYGSSKAGLDGFYTGLTEALRPSGVKVTVVRPGHVTSKMTEGMSEAPLAQTPEQVARIIVESVRKGKELVWAPAQFRYVMSVLRHLPRVVFRRLPF
- a CDS encoding glycosyltransferase family 4 protein — encoded protein: MRILIVSTWFPSADRPDIAPFNVAHAKAITRNHDVQVVHAQLGGSGPIRQEEYAGLPVTRVPINPRRPLAVARSLSTLRRLVRGADVVHSMAFSSLGVLAPLYPVIGKRWVHTEHWSGTAFPDRIPGVWQRLSAARHLLRLPRRVSTVSSVLAEAIAKFARRDAVDVIPCVVDESFRPVPQPSWTPLKLVAVGGLVTGKRPQSAVDTVRELVATGVDTHLTWVGDGALHDEIRERITEYGLADRIDLVGAVSPEKVADHVRAANLFFLPTAFETFLAAGAEAIACGRPVVLPNTGGFTDYVTEANGVIIEQDDPKTLAQAVQQARDRFADVSADTISATGTSRFSEETIAEKFDEFYSHLEK